A genomic segment from Actinoplanes sichuanensis encodes:
- a CDS encoding DUF4259 domain-containing protein: MSTWDVEPFDNDDAADFAIELENASAEACIELVGIVLERVAKATDEDPLFSDAQRAVAAAALIAAQCPGGAGVPSTYGPGPTTPMPQFPPYLHDLAVETLDRVIKAPSWLPEYWEEVSRAPAWRRCISDLRRILDPPQEDSLFDR; the protein is encoded by the coding sequence ATGAGCACCTGGGACGTCGAACCGTTCGACAACGACGACGCCGCGGACTTCGCCATCGAACTGGAAAACGCTTCGGCAGAAGCATGTATCGAACTGGTCGGCATCGTTCTGGAACGGGTCGCCAAGGCAACCGATGAAGATCCGCTGTTCTCGGACGCCCAACGAGCCGTCGCCGCCGCAGCTCTGATTGCCGCACAATGCCCAGGCGGCGCTGGCGTCCCATCGACCTACGGGCCAGGCCCGACCACGCCCATGCCGCAATTCCCGCCGTACCTCCACGATCTCGCAGTCGAGACCTTGGACCGTGTGATTAAGGCGCCATCATGGCTACCCGAGTACTGGGAGGAGGTCTCCCGGGCGCCGGCATGGCGGCGGTGCATCTCCGACTTACGCAGAATCCTTGACCCGCCGCAAGAGGACTCGCTCTTCGACCGCTGA
- a CDS encoding CAP domain-containing protein — MRQLLRRLAVTAVLAPVAAIGVTTMFASPAEAAPAKTHPWPGAGQAGPGHHGGWKHRGPAWPMPGQFPGMPAPEMPFPGMPAPETPFPGMPAPGMPVPEMPAPGMPAPEMPAPEVPAPATPAPGDSTDQSVVAEINRLINEQRTGNGCAALTVDAQLTAAAQAHSTWMAQNGTLSHTGDGGSTFVTRAKAAGYAQPSAENIAMGYRTAAEVVDGWMNSPGHRANIVNCQSKTVGVAAADTADGTPYYTQVFGY, encoded by the coding sequence TTGCGCCAGCTTCTTCGCCGCCTCGCCGTCACCGCCGTCCTCGCTCCGGTGGCCGCCATCGGCGTCACCACGATGTTCGCGAGCCCGGCTGAGGCCGCCCCGGCGAAGACGCACCCGTGGCCGGGTGCCGGTCAGGCCGGTCCGGGGCACCACGGCGGGTGGAAGCACCGCGGCCCGGCGTGGCCCATGCCGGGGCAGTTCCCGGGCATGCCCGCCCCGGAGATGCCGTTCCCCGGCATGCCCGCGCCCGAGACGCCGTTCCCCGGCATGCCCGCGCCCGGCATGCCCGTGCCTGAGATGCCCGCGCCCGGCATGCCCGCTCCTGAGATGCCCGCTCCGGAGGTGCCGGCGCCGGCTACTCCCGCGCCCGGTGACTCGACCGACCAGAGTGTCGTGGCCGAGATCAACCGGCTGATCAACGAGCAGCGCACCGGTAACGGATGCGCGGCGCTGACGGTCGACGCCCAGCTCACCGCTGCCGCTCAGGCGCACAGCACGTGGATGGCCCAGAACGGTACCCTCTCGCACACCGGCGACGGTGGCTCCACCTTCGTGACCCGCGCCAAGGCCGCCGGTTACGCCCAGCCCTCGGCCGAGAACATCGCCATGGGCTACCGCACCGCGGCCGAGGTCGTCGACGGCTGGATGAACAGCCCCGGCCACCGCGCCAACATCGTGAACTGCCAGTCCAAGACGGTCGGCGTCGCCGCGGCGGACACCGCCGACGGCACCCCGTACTACACCCAGGTATTCGGTTACTGA
- the tnpB gene encoding IS607 family element RNA-guided endonuclease TnpB, which yields MKTIQAYRFALDLNPGRERDVLAHAGAARVAHNWALARVKAVMDQRSAERSYGVPDEQLTPSLSWSLAGLRKAWNAAKPDVAPWWGEVSKEAFNTGLDALARGLKNWTDSRTGKRAGRPVGFPRFKSRRRTTPSVRFTTGAIRIEPDRMHVVLPRLGRLKLHESARKLARRLEAGTARIMSATVRRDGGRWHVSFTVEVERAERVPARPGSVAGVDVGIRHLAVLSTGELVPNPRHLTTARQRLRALGRALSRKTGPDRRTGRRASKRWERAATRLGRAHARVSNLRRDGLHKLTTRIAREHGTVVVENLNVTGMLANRRLAKHIADAGFAEIRRQLAYKTGWNGGRLLVADRWYPSSKTCSACGTVKTKPALSERTYTCEACGLTVDRDRNAALNLAALAAEFDTAGSGPVAARGADQKTRVRGQVAVKREPGTTLVGQTGTVPPQGRTTNRVLTKAH from the coding sequence GTGAAGACGATCCAGGCGTACCGGTTCGCCCTCGACCTCAACCCGGGCCGGGAACGTGATGTACTCGCCCACGCGGGTGCGGCCCGGGTCGCCCATAACTGGGCACTCGCTCGGGTCAAGGCCGTCATGGACCAGCGGAGCGCGGAACGGTCGTACGGCGTGCCGGACGAACAGTTGACGCCGTCGCTGTCCTGGTCGCTGGCCGGTTTGCGTAAGGCGTGGAACGCCGCGAAGCCCGACGTCGCGCCGTGGTGGGGCGAGGTGTCCAAGGAAGCGTTCAATACCGGCCTGGACGCGCTCGCTCGCGGGTTGAAGAACTGGACCGACTCCCGCACCGGCAAACGGGCCGGGCGGCCGGTCGGGTTTCCCCGATTCAAGTCGCGCCGCCGCACCACACCATCCGTGCGGTTCACCACCGGAGCGATCCGCATCGAACCCGACCGCATGCACGTCGTACTGCCTCGGCTCGGCCGGTTGAAGCTGCACGAGTCGGCCCGCAAGCTGGCCCGCCGCCTCGAAGCGGGCACCGCGCGGATCATGTCCGCCACGGTGCGGCGTGACGGCGGGCGCTGGCACGTGTCGTTCACCGTCGAGGTCGAACGCGCCGAACGCGTCCCGGCCCGCCCCGGCTCGGTGGCAGGCGTCGACGTCGGCATCAGACACCTCGCCGTGCTGTCCACCGGCGAACTCGTACCGAACCCGCGCCACCTGACCACCGCCCGGCAGCGCCTACGCGCTCTCGGCCGGGCATTGTCGCGTAAGACCGGCCCGGACCGGCGCACCGGTCGACGGGCGTCGAAGCGCTGGGAACGCGCCGCAACGAGGCTCGGCCGTGCCCATGCCCGCGTGAGCAATCTGCGCCGCGACGGTCTGCACAAACTCACCACCCGGATCGCTCGTGAGCATGGCACGGTCGTGGTCGAGAACCTCAACGTGACCGGCATGCTCGCCAACCGGCGGCTCGCGAAGCACATCGCCGACGCTGGATTCGCCGAGATCCGGCGGCAGTTGGCGTACAAGACCGGATGGAACGGCGGTCGGCTGCTGGTGGCCGACCGCTGGTATCCGTCCTCCAAAACCTGTTCGGCATGCGGCACGGTGAAAACCAAGCCGGCCCTGTCCGAGCGCACCTACACCTGTGAGGCGTGCGGCCTGACCGTTGACCGCGACCGCAACGCCGCACTCAACCTGGCCGCCCTCGCGGCCGAGTTCGACACCGCCGGGAGTGGCCCGGTGGCAGCACGTGGAGCCGACCAGAAGACCCGCGTACGCGGGCAGGTGGCCGTGAAACGTGAACCCGGCACGACACTCGTCGGTCAGACCGGGACCGTCCCGCCGCAAGGCAGGACTACCAACCGTGTGCTCACTAAAGCGCACTGA
- a CDS encoding cellulose binding domain-containing protein: protein MSRIGRAIGVLAMLAGVLGPASAARADAAACAVKYKVSPYTGGFTAEITVTNVGDQDIRGWTFRFPLETTATVVEFWNAQLLAPTVVVITQDKGWNANVAPGGSISLGLRAVGTAGADPAWFTVNDITCSRVS from the coding sequence ATGTCGCGAATCGGACGGGCGATCGGGGTCCTGGCGATGCTGGCGGGGGTGCTCGGACCGGCCTCGGCGGCCCGGGCGGACGCGGCGGCCTGCGCGGTCAAGTACAAGGTGTCGCCCTACACCGGTGGGTTCACCGCCGAGATCACCGTCACCAACGTCGGTGACCAGGACATCCGGGGCTGGACCTTCCGGTTCCCGCTGGAGACGACCGCGACCGTGGTCGAGTTCTGGAACGCGCAACTGCTCGCCCCCACCGTCGTCGTGATCACCCAGGACAAGGGCTGGAACGCGAACGTCGCACCCGGCGGCAGCATCTCCCTCGGACTGCGTGCGGTCGGTACCGCGGGCGCCGACCCGGCCTGGTTCACCGTCAACGACATCACCTGCTCCCGGGTGAGCTGA